Part of the Polyodon spathula isolate WHYD16114869_AA chromosome 30, ASM1765450v1, whole genome shotgun sequence genome, AAGCCGACATTTCCTTTTCCAAACAGGAAAAATACATACCGCAGATCTCgcagcttcagttttttatttgtgtagaatTGTATACGGTTTAAgttctttttaatttataattcgAAGACTAAACACCACGTGGAATATTATTACTCTACATCTCAATCTATATGTGCAGTCACTCTATTTTTCCTACCATCCAAATTGACATTCCGCAAATCCCCTGGCTCTCCGTTAAATAGCTGTGCCAGTGCGTAGCATTCTTAAGACAGTTAGATGTCCAGTTATATAATTTCACCAGTTTGTGAAATTAGATACGGATAAATATAGCCTGATAGAGATACATAATTCCTTTTTAAAGTAGACACCATAGACTGCAGTAGCTAGGCAACCAAGTATCaatcaacaaaacacatttctttttaaaataaaactaagctatgttgaaaaaaaaattcacagcattATCTGGAGTTTTCAATTGAGAGAGGCAACGGAAAACTCTTTACATATTGTTACCCCTACTGTTCCTCATAAATGtgtccctttttttgttttcaaatcacAGTTGCCTCTCACAGGTCTGGTTTTTCCCTGTTTTTGCCTTAATAAACCACAGAAATGAATGTATCTACAATGAAATTGTACAACAGTATGACGTTGTAAATGCACAGGTCtcaatatacaatttaaaatagatACTTTAATTAAAGTACTTTTGAATTTTAACAATTTCCAAAGGTGAGTGATAATGGCAAGTAAACAATACAACCTATCTACAGAAACCATTTCAAAATAGTACACAGGGGATAGCTATGTGCAAGGTTAACTACTGCAATGAACACTATTTCAGAGAGTGGCCTTAAAGTCCTGCTCAATCATAActgtttcaatttattttctttcttttagttctTTCTATGCTCAGTCTATGTACCAATGTGCACGGAGAAGATCAACATCCCAATAGGCCCCTGTGGCAGCATGTGTCTCTCGGTCAAGAGAAaatgtgagcctgtcttgaaggaGTTTGGATTTGTGTGGCCCGACACTCTCAACTGCAGTCTGTTTCCACCCCAGAACGACCAGAATCACATGTGCATGGAGGGACCAGGGGACGAGGAGACACCTTTTCACACATCTCTGCAGCCAGAGGAAGAATGCCACAGTATGGGGGTCTATTCGGACCAGTACGTCTGGGTCAAAAGAAGTCTGAACTGTGTTTTGAAGTGCGGCTACGATGCAGGTCTGTACAACCGATCGGCTAAAGAATTCACCGACATCTGGATGGCAGTGTGGGCAGTTCTGTGCTTTGTGTCGACCACATTCACCGTCTTGACCTTCCTGATTGATTCCACGAGATTCTCTTACCCTGAGAGGCCAATCATATTTCTGAGCATGTGCTACAACATTTATAGCATTGCTTACATAGTGCGGCTGACAGTGGGGCGGGAGAGGATATCCTGCGACTTTGAGGAGGCAGCAGAGCCCGTGCTCATCCAAGAGGGGTTGAAGAACACAGGATGCGCAATCGTTTTCCTGCTCATGTACTTTTTTGGGATGGCTAGCTCCATCTGGTGGGTGATCCTCACACTGACCTGGTTCCTGGCTGCTGGGCTGAAATGGGGCCATGAAGCCATTGAGATGCATAGCTCCTACTTTCACATCGCCGCCTGGGCTATCCCGGCTGTAAAGACCATTGTGATTTTAATTATGAGGCTGGTGGATGCTAATGAACTGACGGGGCTGTGCTATGTCGGAAGCCAGCACATTGATGCTCTGACTGGTTTTGTGGTGGCACCCTTGTTCACCTACTTGGTGATAGGAACCTTATTCATAGCTGCTGGCTTGGTGGCCTTGTTCAAAATCAGGTCCAACCTCCAGAAAGATGGAGCTAAAACTGATAAGCTGGAACGACTCATGGTCAAAATCGGTGTGTTCTCAGTTCTATACACAGTACCGGCCACTTGTGTTATAGCCTGCTACTTCTATGAGATATCGAACTGGAATGTTTTCAGGTACTCCGCAGAGGACTCCAACATGGCAGTGGAGATGTTAAAGATTTTCATGTCTCTGCTGGTAGGCATCACCTCAGGCATGTGGATTTGGTCTGCCAAGACCCTCCACACGTGGCAGAAATGCTCCAACAGGCTAGTGACCTCTGGGAGGACAAAACGAGACAAAAGGACAGATGGCTGGGTCAAACCAGGAAAGGGAAATGAGACAGTGGTATGAGCTCCGAACCCACCAACAGTCTTCTGTGTGAGGTGTAACAAAAGCTGTGACCTGACAGATAGTTAGATCAAAGTGGGATGGCATGAAGCACTCTGTGTAAAAGGACAAAGGCCACCCAGGATGATTGTTCAGAAGAAAAGTACTGTAtcataccaaaaaaataaacaactaataaaCACAAGTTGATGCCTTTACTGGTACAATACAGTCAAAGCCTAGGAGAGGTAATGATGGCCCTCCTTGCCAAGCCAAGAACTCTGAGCTGCTTGAAGAGACGGctcttctattatttttttaatcctcaTCATTTCAGTTAAGCTGTGCATCGTGCTGTAAAGAACTAGTTTAGTTGTATTTGTGAATGGCTGAAACACTGTGTGTCAAACTGTGGATAGCCTTAACAGCAAATGACTGCCTGTTTATGTAGCAGTTCTGTTTTgatatgcatttttgttttacctttttaaaaaaaaattacactggaCTGCATGTAACCACATGAAATGCACTGTAAAGAGATGGTGGTGCCTTAATCAACATAAGGGTGGATTCAATTAAAGAAACATTCAGGGCATTTCATGACCTGCATTATTAATTTGCTATCATCAAGTCCAATTTTCTGGAGACTATGAATTTTGTAGtcagttaacatttttaaaggttttttccCTTTTAATTGGAGCCCATTTAAAAATGCTACTATCATCGGAGGTCATTTCCTGTGTTCTGGGTGTTTGACCTCATGTAGTTTCCTGTGGGTAAGGCCTATTACCTGTAACCCAGGAAGTGAAAAcaaatctggaaaacaaaagaaTTAACAGAAAAACATATCATTGTGCTCATTAATTAGTTTTACACCTAGCAGTGCCTGGATAGTTCTGTACTTTTTGATTGAATCCAGAGTAGTCATTTGGACACTAAATAAGCTCACACTTTGAATCCTTATTGTTTAAGTTCGTTCATCGGTAGCCTCAAACTGTTTTGTGGATTTATGTTTCTGATTTGGTTAAAATCAACCGAACCCTACACAGCCTTTTGTGTTTTCCTAAGCAGAGTGAGCTCTGCATTTTAGAGcagaaaagta contains:
- the fzd4 gene encoding frizzled-4, which gives rise to MRWILILDCVVFSLTLFSHSMGSAQGFGEDDEMRCDPIRISMCQNLGYNVTKMPNLVGHELQSDAELQLTTFTPLIQYGCSSQLQFFLCSVYVPMCTEKINIPIGPCGSMCLSVKRKCEPVLKEFGFVWPDTLNCSLFPPQNDQNHMCMEGPGDEETPFHTSLQPEEECHSMGVYSDQYVWVKRSLNCVLKCGYDAGLYNRSAKEFTDIWMAVWAVLCFVSTTFTVLTFLIDSTRFSYPERPIIFLSMCYNIYSIAYIVRLTVGRERISCDFEEAAEPVLIQEGLKNTGCAIVFLLMYFFGMASSIWWVILTLTWFLAAGLKWGHEAIEMHSSYFHIAAWAIPAVKTIVILIMRLVDANELTGLCYVGSQHIDALTGFVVAPLFTYLVIGTLFIAAGLVALFKIRSNLQKDGAKTDKLERLMVKIGVFSVLYTVPATCVIACYFYEISNWNVFRYSAEDSNMAVEMLKIFMSLLVGITSGMWIWSAKTLHTWQKCSNRLVTSGRTKRDKRTDGWVKPGKGNETVV